One Scylla paramamosain isolate STU-SP2022 chromosome 5, ASM3559412v1, whole genome shotgun sequence genomic region harbors:
- the LOC135100890 gene encoding uncharacterized protein LOC135100890, translating into MASIEGNIRFNAVVYKDNSGFRYLRNVARNNKLYLRCIHHPNCGGRAVLSETTGVIRATQGHNHESSDYAATDLRNTLKMKAAEDVGSTSNSEIFRRVTRHHQHGADVSFSSVERSMLRAKRRIQPRQPHTAEECANILESLEAQAFNVNFRSVVTDQGSGHLAIIFYSLTLVPLMTTIKEWNFDGTFYTVPALFYQLFTLLGFYKGHSFPLIFTLMTSKSKKLYDITMQRVKELIPNLNPEQAMGDFESSSGKAIRSCWPQVQIGGCQFHFSQNLYRKIQKLGLTELYKDNKQFNKWVKKIMTLSYVPANQMHEAVDSLFQENFDLNDHSQPKITAFKTYITEYWIRKVTPQRLSVFEFSRGTNNDAESYHSRLKAIVRQHKPNIYTFLTHLNNLITDTTKDIERVDAGLDITRQKKEKFVRNIERRQNLKEQLQNGTYTLTQYINAVAYTFDSSVSAFQLPGDSADESGDEHQGPDNAAGTQDVPPELRCSICLRRRERTVVLLPCRHASFCADCITILVSAADANNPATCPTCRTAIQDRLEVYV; encoded by the exons ATGGCTAGTATTGAGGGGAACATCCGCTTCAATGCAGTGGTTTACAAAGACAACTCTGGATTCCGGTACCTCCGAAATGTGGCAAGAAACAACAAACTATACCTGCGTTGCATTCATCACCCCAACTGTGGAGGAAGAGCCGTATTGTCGGAG ACAACTGGTGTCATCAGAGCAACGCAAGGTCACAACCATGAATCATCCGACTATGCTGCAACAGATCTGAGGAACACTCTCAAGATGAAGGCTGCTGAGGATGTGGGCTCTACCAGCAACTCCGAGATCTTCAGGCGGGTAACAAGACATCACCAACATGGAGCAGATGTGTCTTTCTCATCTGTAGAGCGAAGCATGCTTCGAGCCAAGCGCCGAATTCAACCGAGGCAACCACACACTGCAGAGGAGTGCGCCAACATTCTAGAAAGCTTAGAGGCCCAGGCCTTTAACGTAAACTTCAGATCTGTCGTCACAGATCAGGGAAGTGGTCATTTggcaattattttttattctctaacCCTGGTACCACTGATGACCACAATTAAGGAATGGAATTTTGATGGTACTTTTTACACTGTGCCTGCACTCTTCTACCAGCTCTTCACATTACTTGGATTTTACAAAGGTCATTCATTCCCACTCATCTTCACCTTGATGACATCAAAGTCTAAAAAGTTGTATGATATCACAATGCAAAGAGTGAAGGAACTCATCCCCAACCTGAATCCTGAACAAGCAATGGGTGATTTTGAAAGCAGTTCTGGTAAAGCAATTCGCTCTTGCTGGCCACAGGTTCAGATTGGGGGCTGTCAGTTCCACTTTTCACAAAACCTGTACCGGAAAATTCAGAAACTGGGGCTAACTGAACTTTACAAAGACAACAAACAGTTTAATAAGTGGGTCAAAAAGATCATGACACTAAGTTATGTGCCAGCCAACCAGATGCATGAAGCAGTTGACTCTCTGTTCCAAGAAAATTTTGACTTGAATGATCATTCCCAGCCAAAAATTACTGCATTCAAAACCTACATCACAGAGTACTGGATTCGAAAAGTCACTCCACAACGGTTATCTGTCTTCGAATTTTCTCGTGGAACTAACAATGATGCAGAGTCGTACCACAGCAGACTGAAAGCCATTGTCCGCCAGCACAAGCCAAACATTTACACTTTCCTCACACATCTGAATAATCTGATAACAGACACAACTAAGGACATTGAACGTGTGGATGCTGGCTTGGACATCACTCGTCAGAAAAAGGAGAAGTTTGTCAGAAACATTGAGCGCAGGCAGAACTTGAAAGAACAATTACAGAATGGCACATACACATTAACCCAATACATTAATGCTGTCGCTTACACATTTGATAGCTCTGTTTCAGCATTTCAACTTCCTGGAGACAGTGCTGATGAAAGTGGGGATGAGCATCAAGGCCCTGACAACGCAGCTGGTACTCAAGATGTTCCTCCCGAACTTCGGTGCAGCATCTGCTTAAGGCGAAGGGAAAGGACAGTTGTTCTTTTGCCCTGCCGACATGCCTCCTTCTGTGCAGATTGCATAACTATCCTTGTATCAGCAGCAGATGCTAACAACCCGGCAACATGTCCCACTTGTCGTACTGCCATTCAAGACAGGCTTGAAGTTTACGTTTAA